The DNA window TTCAGATCCTGCTTCCTTATCCCAGCCTTCTTGATAACCGGTGGAGTCGTTGATGACCGGGACGATGATATCCATCTCGCCAAAATCCTCGTAGCAGTATTTCAGTTGGCCACCGACAGCGAACTTGTCCGTGATCTGGCGCGCATAGGCAATACCAGCCGCCCATTGTTGTACCCTAAAGGGCTCACCGATGTAGTAGCCTTCCGGATTGTTTTCAATATCCAGGGTTGGGATCGTTCGCTCCAGTTCGCCGTTATCATAATACACAAAACTGACGCCGAACGTGCCAACCGCACCGGTTCCATATGCTGCGGTAAAAGCATATTGATTGATGTCGGCTATCCATTGGCAATTGCTCAGGCTCAGGGCGGCGCCGTCGATCTTGGCAATCCCGGCTGGATTCCAGAAAATGGAATTAATATCATTATCCATACAGGTATAGGCGCCACCCATACCCACGGCGCGGGCACCGATATCAATCTCCAGAAAAGTCATGCTGCATTGTCCCAGCCGTTCAAATTCTTCAGGTTCCTGAGCGGAAGAGGAAAACGGGAAAACCGTTACCAGGAACACAGCCAACAGTATTCTCCCTCGCTTCATGGCTTCCTCCAGGCTTGAGAGAGCTTCCCTATTTAATAACCACAAACTTGCCAACTTTAACGTCCTTGATTTCGTTGCCGTTGAAATCCGTGCACTCATCGATCACATAGATATACATACCCGATGCGACGGTCTGATCCGTGGATGAGCGCATATCCCAATTGTATCGCGGAACGGGTAAATCCGCTCCTGATCGGTGGTAATCCCTGAAAATCAA is part of the Candidatus Neomarinimicrobiota bacterium genome and encodes:
- a CDS encoding PorV/PorQ family protein, whose protein sequence is MKRGRILLAVFLVTVFPFSSSAQEPEEFERLGQCSMTFLEIDIGARAVGMGGAYTCMDNDINSIFWNPAGIAKIDGAALSLSNCQWIADINQYAFTAAYGTGAVGTFGVSFVYYDNGELERTIPTLDIENNPEGYYIGEPFRVQQWAAGIAYARQITDKFAVGGQLKYCYEDFGEMDIIVPVINDSTGYQEGWDKEAGSENREGVFALDFGTIYYFGFKDLRLGMSLRNFAQGVTYAFETFSLPLTYKVAIAMNVLSLIPQMDHHSLQVSFATVSPYDGGERIHLGCEYLFRNILALRGGYKTNTDTGALAAGFGLTPRAFGTLNLQFDYAYSEADKAFGAIHRFSVGFGF